The segment GAGCGGCACGGAGGCGTGAACGGCGACCTGGTCGGGGCAGATGGCGACGACGGAGACGTCCTCGGGCACGGCGCGGCCCTGGTGACGCAGGAGCGCGAGCAGCGGTTCGACGGCCGCCTCGTTCTGGACGACGAGGGCCGTGGTGCCGGGGCGCTCCTCGAAGACGCGGGTGACGGCGGCGGCGACGGCCGCGTAGGTGCCGTCGACGGGCCGGTGGAGCAGACCGACGCCGTGGGTGTCGGCGGCGGCGCGCAGTCCGGTGAGGGTGCGGGCGGCGAAGCCCGTACCCCGCTCGTAGACGGCGGGCGGTTCGCCGAGTACGGCGACGCGGGTGTGGCCGAGTCCGGCGAGGTGCTCGACGCAGCGCGCGCCGGCGGCCTCGAAGTCGAGGTCGACGCAGTCGAGTCCGGCGGTGTCGGCGGCTTCCGCGGATTCGGTGGGGAGCCCTATGAGGACGGCGGGCCGTTCGGCCTCCTGAAGGCAGGGGAGCCGCGGGTCGTCGAGTCCGACGTCCATGACGATCATGGCGTCGGCGATGGCGCTGCCCTCGACGCGGCGGACGGCTTCGGGGCCTTCCTCGCCGGTGAGCAGGAGCACGTCGTAGCCGTGGGAGCGGGCCGTGGTGGTGACGGCCATCGCGATCTCCATCATGACCGGCACGTAGAGGCCGGTGCGCAGCGGCATCATCAGGGCGAGGATGTCGGTGCGGCTGCTGGCGAGCGCGCGGGCGCCGGCGTGCGGCCGGTAGCCGAGGGTGTCGATGCTGTGCTGGATCCGCTCGCGGGTGGGGGCGGATATGGAGCGTTTGCCGCTGAGCACGTAGCTGACGGTGCTGGCCGACACCCCGGCGTGGCGGGCGACATCGGCGAGGGTGACCACGTGCGCGCTCCTCGGGTGTTCCCGGTGTTCCGGGCGCACGGCGCCCGTCGATGATTCGGACCCCGACCCTAAGCGGCCGCTCGTCGAGCTGTCCAGGCGGGTCGCGAAGAGTCCAAGGGTCCGATGCCCGGGCGGGGTTGTGCGGGGGCGTGCCGCGCGATGGGATGGACACGGGACAGCAAGCGCTTTCACAGCCACTGATCTTCCCTTTCTCTCCCTCTCTCCGACAGGAGGACCATGTCCGCCCTGCCCTGGTACGAAGACGTCTCCCCCGGCCGAGGCACGCTCCCGCCCCGTGCCTGGTACGCCCGCTCGGACGCCCCCGCCCTCTCCCTGAACGGCGATTGGGCGTTCCGCCTCTCCCCCACCGCAGACGCCGAGGACCAGGCCTTCGCGGCTCCCGAGTACGACGCGAGCGACTGGGGGACGGTCGCGGTGCCGGGCCACTGGGTGCTCCAGGGCAAGGGGAGCGAGGCGCCCGGGGAGTACGGCGGACCCGCCTACACCAATGTCCGCTACCCCTTCCCCGTCGACCCGCCCCGCGTCCCCACGGAGAACCCGACCGGTGACCATCTGCGCCGCTTCGACCTGCCCGCAGACTGGCCCGCGTCCGGTGGGGCGGTCCTGCGCCTCGACGGGGTCGAGTCCTGTGCACGGGTCTGGCTCAACGGCACGGAGCTGGGCGAGTTCAAGGGCTCGCGGCTCGCCCACGAGTTCGCCGTCGGCCACCTCCTGAAGGCCCGGGACAACGTCCTAGCCCTCCGCGTCCACCAGTGGTCCTCCGGCTCCTACCTGGAGGACCAGGACCAGTGGTGGCTGCCCGGCGTCTTCCGTGACGTGACGCTGCTGCACCGGCCGGAGGGCGCCCCCCGCGACTTCTTCGTCCATGCCTCGTACGACCACGTCACCGGCACCGGCACCCTGCGGGTGGAGTGCGAGGGCGACGTGGCGGGCCGGGTCACGGTGCCGGAGCTCGGGCTCGACCTCGCGACCGGGGAGGCGGTCACGGTCGCGGTCGAGCCGTGGTGCGCCGAGGTCCCCCGCCTGTACGAGGCCGAGCTCGCGGCCGGTGGGGAGCGGGTCGCGCTGCGCGTCGGGTTCCGGACGGTGGCCGTCGAGAACGGAGTGATGACGGTGAACGGGCGCCGGGTCCTCTTCCGGGGCGTTAACCGGCACGAGTTCCACCCGGAGCGCGGGCGCAGCCTGGACCTCGCGACCATGCGGGAGGACGTCGAGCTGATGAAGCGGCACAACATCAACGCCGTCCGCACCTCCCACTACCCGCCGCACCCCGCCTTCCTCGACCTCTGCGACACGTACGGGCTCTGGGTGATCGACGAGGGCGACCTGGAGACCCACGGCTTCGAGGACTTCGCCTGGCGGGGCAATCCGGTCGACGACGCCCGCTGGACCCCGGCACTGCTCGACCGGGCGGCCCGCCTGGTCGAGCGGGACAAGAACCACCCGTCGGTGGTGATGTGGTCGCTGGGCAACGAGTGCGGCACCGGGGCGGGGCTCACCGCGATGGCGCGGTGGATCCGCGACCGGGACCCGTCCCGCCTGGTCCACTACGAGGGCGACCGTTCCTGCGCGGACACCGACGTCTACTCGCGGATGTATCCGCCGCACGCCGAGGTCGACGAGATCGGCCGCCGCGCCGACCGGGGACCCGCCGCCCGCGCGCAACTCCCCTTCATCCTCTGCGAGTACGCGCACGCGATGGGCAACGGCCCCGGTGGACTCGCCGACTACCAACGGCTCTTCGAGACGTACGAGCGCTGCCAGGGCGGCTTCGTCTGGGAGTGGATCGACCACGGCCTCGTCCATCCGGTCCACGGGTACGGCTACGGCGGCGACTTCGGGGAGGAACTGCACGACGGGAACTTCGTCTGTGACGGACTGCTGTTCCCCGACCGGACGCCGTCGCCGGGACTCCTGGAGTACAAGAAGGTCGTCGAGCCGGTCCGCATCGCCGACGGAGGACCCGGCGCGGCCCTGGTGACCAACGGCCATGACGTCGCCGACCTCGCGCATCTCGCCTTCACCTGGTCCTTCCTCGCCGACGGCGAGACGCTCGCCACCGGCCCCCTGGAGGTGCCCGCGCTCGCCGCCGGGGCGAGCGCCCGGGTCGACCTTCCCGTACCGCCCGCGCATCGCGAAGGGGCGGAAACCCTGTGGACGGTACGGGCGTTGCTCGCGGCGGACACCGCGTGGGCGCCCGCCGGGCACGAGGTCGCCTGGGGACAGATCCAGGTCTCCGCGCCCGTCCGCCCGGCTCCCCCGACCCGCGCCCACCCGTCTCGCACCTCGGACCGGATCACGCTCGGTCCCGGCGTCTTCGACGCCCGGACCGGTGTGCTGTCGGCACTCGGTTCCCTCCCCGTCACCGCAGGCCCGCGCCTCGACGTATGGCGGGCGCCGACGGACAACGACGACGGCGCGCCCTGGCAGCCGGACGAGCGCCACGGGCCGCTCTGGCGCGAGCTCGGCCTGCACCGGATGCGGCACCGCACGGACGAAGTCCTGCTGGACGCCGAGGGGTTGACCGTACGGTCGCGGGTCGCATCGGGTGCGTCGGACGTAGGGCTCCGCACCACGTACCGCTGGACCTCGGACGGCACCGTGCTGCGGCTCGCGGTCGAGGTGGTCCCGGAGGGCGAGTGGCGGGTGCCGCTGCCCCGGCTCGGGGTGAGGCTCGGTCTGCCGGCCGCCCTGGACCGGGTCGACTGGTACGGGGCGGGGCCGGGCGAGGCGTACCCCGACACCCGGGCGGCGGCGCGGCTCGGCCGCTGGGAGGCGACCGTGGACGCGCTCCAGACCCCGTACCTGCGACCGCAGGAGAACGGGGCACGGATCGACACGCGGTGGGTGGAGCTGACCTCCCCGACGGAGGGCGTACGGGTGGAGGGCGACCCCGCGTTCGCGTTCACCGCCCGCCGCTGGACCACCGAGCAGCTGGACGCGGCCGCCCACCGCGGCGAGCTGGTCCCGGGCGACACGCTGTGGCTGCACCTGGACCACGCCCAGCACGGCATCGGCTCCCAGTCCTGCGGACCGGGGGTACTGCCGGAGTACCGGCTCGACGCGGCCCCGGCCGCCTTCTCCCTCTCCTTCACCCCGCTCGGCTGACCGTCTCGTCCCCGGTCCCCCGGTCCCCCAGGGGGCCGGGGCTCAGGTCATGTTGAAGTACGGCAGGGGGCCGGCGGGCTGGGCGGCGGTCACCCGGCGGACGACCGCGATCGCGAGGATCGCGCACAGGATGTTGAGACCCTGGTCGACCGGGTTGCGGTAGTCCGTCTGGTCGAGGACCCCGAGGTGGAAGGCGACCGAGAAGGGGCCGTCGACGAGCCAGACGAACCACCAGGCGTTGATGAGCCACGCGTCGCGAGGCGGGCCGCCGGCCCGGTGGATGTCGAGGGTGATGCGGCGCGGCATCCACCACATGGCGAGCGGGATGGCCCAGGCGCCGATGGCGAAGCCCACCGTGTGCTTGTGACTGCCCGGGGCGAGGACCTCGGCGTTGGCGCGGACGCGGACGAACCAGAAGAGGAACGCGATCCAGCACGCCACCTGGAGCACGGCCGGGAACGGGACCATGTCCTCGGCGAGCCAGGGTGAGTCCTTGCCGCCGGTCGCGATGATGTACACGTCGGCTAGGGCCTGGGTGGCGATCAGCGACTGGACGACGAGCGCCGGTCCGACCGGATTGCGGAATCTGAAGCGCGGGCCCCTCACGGCGGCCGGTCCGACCGGCACGTTGTACGCATCCATGAAACGTTTCCCCCCCGGGATACGGTGACGCCGCCGCGCAGGGGCACGGCGGCGATGATCACCGGCATAGTAGATGCGTTTCGGCCAGGGCGTCCAAGAGCGGCGGCCCTACCGGCGGAGCAGCCGCCCCGGGACGATTCCACGGGCCCGCAGTTCCGCCGCGACGAGGGCCGCGTACTCCGTGGCCCCGCGCACCGAGGTGTGGGTGTTGTCCCGCTTCTCCGTCGTCAGATAGAGCGCCTTGGATGCCTCGGGGCCCAGCTCCTCGACCCGCGCCCTGGTGAGGGCGGTGAGGTCGATCAGCGGGGTGCCGAGGGTCGCGGCGAGGGCGCGGATCTCTGCGGGGTGGTCCACGCCGAGGCCGTTCACGAGCAGGGCGATGGCGTTGTTCAGGGTACCGTCGGCGTTGAACCAGCGGCGGACGACCGGAGTGACGAGGACGGGTTCGCCGCCCCGCGCTCGTACCCGCTCGACCAGGGTGGTGAGGTTCGCGCGGTAGGTGGCGGCGTCCGTCTGCTTGTCGTTGTGGGCGAGCTGGATCAGGACGGGGTCGCCGGGCCGGATCGCGGCCTCGACCCGTTCGAAGAGGGCCGGGTTCTCCAGGAAGGTGACGGTGCTCTCCCCGGAGTCGGCGTGGTTGGCGACCGCGATCCCCCGCTTCAGATGGGCGGGGAGGACCTGGCCCCAGCCGGTGTAAGGGTCGCCCGGCTGGTCGCAGACCGTCGAGTCACCGACGCGGAAGAGCCGGCGGGCCGCACGGGCGGGGGTGACCCGCAGCGCGGTGACGCGGGGTGCGGAGCCGCCGAGGACCAGGTCGAGTCCGGGGCTTCCGGCCGGTCCGGTGGGTTCGCCCTCCGGGTCGCGTACGTCCACGGTGAACGAGCGCCGGACGCGCTGTCCGGCCGCGGTGGTGGTCTCGGCGAGCAGGGCGCGCCGGGTCTCGCCGCTGACGGCGGTGGATCCGGCGGAGTCGCCGCCGAGGGTCACGGTGACGTCGTACGTGCCGGGCGGGACGTCGAAGTGGCAGGCGAGGGACGCGGTGTCCGAGACGTTGTCCGAGGTCGTGACGGTGGTGCAGTGGTCGAGCCCCTGGCCGTAGGAGCCGTAGGAGCCGTGGGCGGGGGCGGCGTGGGCGGCGGGTGCGCCGGCCAGGGTGCCGAGCAGGGTCGCCGCGGCGGCGAGCAGCGCTCTCTTCCTCATCGTGTGGCCTCCGGTGGTCACTTGGGCAGGTGGTCGCCGACGAGGGCGAGGTT is part of the Streptomyces sp. NBC_00250 genome and harbors:
- a CDS encoding DUF4328 domain-containing protein codes for the protein MDAYNVPVGPAAVRGPRFRFRNPVGPALVVQSLIATQALADVYIIATGGKDSPWLAEDMVPFPAVLQVACWIAFLFWFVRVRANAEVLAPGSHKHTVGFAIGAWAIPLAMWWMPRRITLDIHRAGGPPRDAWLINAWWFVWLVDGPFSVAFHLGVLDQTDYRNPVDQGLNILCAILAIAVVRRVTAAQPAGPLPYFNMT
- a CDS encoding LacI family DNA-binding transcriptional regulator, yielding MVTLADVARHAGVSASTVSYVLSGKRSISAPTRERIQHSIDTLGYRPHAGARALASSRTDILALMMPLRTGLYVPVMMEIAMAVTTTARSHGYDVLLLTGEEGPEAVRRVEGSAIADAMIVMDVGLDDPRLPCLQEAERPAVLIGLPTESAEAADTAGLDCVDLDFEAAGARCVEHLAGLGHTRVAVLGEPPAVYERGTGFAARTLTGLRAAADTHGVGLLHRPVDGTYAAVAAAVTRVFEERPGTTALVVQNEAAVEPLLALLRHQGRAVPEDVSVVAICPDQVAVHASVPLTAVSVPAQEMGRLAVERLVARLAGEEPRGTELIPPLLTARASTGPAATLGSPSPSASPAASTEDRRGLRRR
- a CDS encoding glycoside hydrolase family 2 TIM barrel-domain containing protein; this encodes MSALPWYEDVSPGRGTLPPRAWYARSDAPALSLNGDWAFRLSPTADAEDQAFAAPEYDASDWGTVAVPGHWVLQGKGSEAPGEYGGPAYTNVRYPFPVDPPRVPTENPTGDHLRRFDLPADWPASGGAVLRLDGVESCARVWLNGTELGEFKGSRLAHEFAVGHLLKARDNVLALRVHQWSSGSYLEDQDQWWLPGVFRDVTLLHRPEGAPRDFFVHASYDHVTGTGTLRVECEGDVAGRVTVPELGLDLATGEAVTVAVEPWCAEVPRLYEAELAAGGERVALRVGFRTVAVENGVMTVNGRRVLFRGVNRHEFHPERGRSLDLATMREDVELMKRHNINAVRTSHYPPHPAFLDLCDTYGLWVIDEGDLETHGFEDFAWRGNPVDDARWTPALLDRAARLVERDKNHPSVVMWSLGNECGTGAGLTAMARWIRDRDPSRLVHYEGDRSCADTDVYSRMYPPHAEVDEIGRRADRGPAARAQLPFILCEYAHAMGNGPGGLADYQRLFETYERCQGGFVWEWIDHGLVHPVHGYGYGGDFGEELHDGNFVCDGLLFPDRTPSPGLLEYKKVVEPVRIADGGPGAALVTNGHDVADLAHLAFTWSFLADGETLATGPLEVPALAAGASARVDLPVPPAHREGAETLWTVRALLAADTAWAPAGHEVAWGQIQVSAPVRPAPPTRAHPSRTSDRITLGPGVFDARTGVLSALGSLPVTAGPRLDVWRAPTDNDDGAPWQPDERHGPLWRELGLHRMRHRTDEVLLDAEGLTVRSRVASGASDVGLRTTYRWTSDGTVLRLAVEVVPEGEWRVPLPRLGVRLGLPAALDRVDWYGAGPGEAYPDTRAAARLGRWEATVDALQTPYLRPQENGARIDTRWVELTSPTEGVRVEGDPAFAFTARRWTTEQLDAAAHRGELVPGDTLWLHLDHAQHGIGSQSCGPGVLPEYRLDAAPAAFSLSFTPLG
- a CDS encoding rhamnogalacturonan acetylesterase, with the translated sequence MRKRALLAAAATLLGTLAGAPAAHAAPAHGSYGSYGQGLDHCTTVTTSDNVSDTASLACHFDVPPGTYDVTVTLGGDSAGSTAVSGETRRALLAETTTAAGQRVRRSFTVDVRDPEGEPTGPAGSPGLDLVLGGSAPRVTALRVTPARAARRLFRVGDSTVCDQPGDPYTGWGQVLPAHLKRGIAVANHADSGESTVTFLENPALFERVEAAIRPGDPVLIQLAHNDKQTDAATYRANLTTLVERVRARGGEPVLVTPVVRRWFNADGTLNNAIALLVNGLGVDHPAEIRALAATLGTPLIDLTALTRARVEELGPEASKALYLTTEKRDNTHTSVRGATEYAALVAAELRARGIVPGRLLRR